The genomic region NNNNNNNNNNNNNNNNNNNNNNNNNNNNNNNNNNNNNNNNNNNNNNNNNNNNNNNNNNNNNNNNNNNNNNNNNNNNNNNNNNNNNNNNNNNNNNNNNNNNNNNNNNNNNNNNNNNNNNNNNNNNNNNNNNNNNNNNNNNNNNNNNNNNNNNNNNNNNNNNNNNNNNNNNNNNNNNNNNNNNNNNNNNNNNNNNNNNNNNNNNNNNNNNNNNNNNNNNNNNNNNNNNNNNNNNNNNNNNNNNNNNNNNNNNNNNNNNNNNNNNNNNNNNNNNNNNNNNNNNNNNNNNNNNNNNNNNNNNNNNNNNNNNNNNNNNNNNNNNNNNNNNNNNNNNNNNNNNNNNNNNNNNNNNNNNNNNNNNNNNNNNNNNNNAAGAAACTGCGATCAGACAGCGATCAAACAACTCACTACGAACCTTTACCGGATCTTGTTCCCTCGCTACAGCCGCCAAATCTAAACTATTGGGCAGCCGAAACTGCACCTCATAATCTGCGGCCTGAACTGACAATGGTTCTAAGGCATCGACCGAATCAATGGCAAGATTGACCCGAATATCTGACACTGTAAAGGTCAACTCTAGGCGATCGCCACATTGTGGACAAACCGTCACACTTGTCAATTGCGAACCAAACGTTTGTTCCCGCAACGTCAGCAGCAACCCATCTCGCTGTCCAATGCTCAGATTCATTAACTGCTCTGATGAACACTCAGGGCAAGCTGCTGCTAAAAGCGTTAGCGATCGCTGCCACAAAGGCTGACCCAATCCCTGCTCCCAAACCTTTAACCATTCTGATGCGGATAGCGATCGCATTTATCTTTCTCCCGTGCCACTCTAAACAGGCGGTTCTACAAATGTGGGTTCAGTCGGTTCAGGCACTTCTATGTCGCGTTCCCAGCCTTCGTTTTCTAGCTTGAGATGTTGAATGGCAATCGCATTTGCATTTGCATCTAAGTCGGGTAACGCTTGAAACTCAGAAACCCAACAGCGGTAAAGTTTATAGGCGATCGCCAACTGTCCTGCCTCGTTATACACCTCCAAAATAATGTCCTTGCGGAAGTCCTTTAGCGACACTTCAGCCCCCAAGCCAGCCCCAAAATTCCAGACCTTGTTAGCCCACTTCTCGAACTCAGTATCGTGAGTGACACCCCGCTCCAGCATCACCGCCTCATATTCTGTGCGCCCCGGCGACTTGCGCGAACTGCTCGGATCTCCACCTTCCCGATGTTTTACCACCTCTGTTGTCTTTTTCAGCGAACCAACCTTGCTCACTCCTGCTACATATCGTCCGTCCCACTTAACGCGAAACTTGAAATTCTTATACGGATCAAACCTCTGTGCATTGACACTGAATTGAGCCATGATACTATTCCTCAAACGGCAATTTGCCCTGCTAACTGCTGAATCTTGACAATTACAAACTCTGCGGGTTTCAACGGGGCAAAGCCCACCACAATATTGACGATGCCTAGATTAATATCATTCTGCGTTGTCGTCTCTTTATCGCATTTCACCAGATAAGCCTCACGGGGAGACTTGCCCTGAAACGCTCCTTGACGAAACAGATTATTCATGAATGCTCCTATATTCAATCGAATCTGCGCCCATAAAGGTTCATCATTCGGCTCAAATACCACCCATTTCAACCCACGATAAAGGCTCTCTTCAACAAATAATGCTAGGCGACGCACAGGGACGTATTTCCATTCGCTAGCCAGTGCATCTGCACCTGCTAGTGTTCGACTGCCCCAGGCAATATGACCGTAAACTGGAAAGACTCGAAAACAGTTTAAGCCTAGCTGATTCAATACCCCATTCTCTGAATCAGTAAGTTTGTAAACTTGCGCCTGCACACCCCTTAAAGACGCATCCACACCAGCAGGAGCTTTCCAGACCCCACGTTCTGAATCTGTTCGTGCAAATAGTCCAGCGACCACGCCACAGGGAGCAAAGGTACGAAGCTGAAAATTATTAAGCGGATCGGGCAGCCTCAAACGTGGGAAATAGGTGGCACCAAATCCTTGAGGATCTTTGACTTGGAGAGCCGATGAGATCCAATCCGTTGCTTTCGCTAAATCGTTAACTTCAGGCGGTGCATCTATCAACAGGAAAGCACGCCGTTTCTTGCAGTAATTTAACGCTTCGCTGAAGATAACATTGAAATCGACATTACTGTCATTGACGTTAGGGTTCCCAGCATTTGCTCGAGTAGCATCGGGAATACATAGGATATTGAACAGATCCACTTTATCAAGAGAATAAATGCCAGTAAATGCTAATTGATTTCCAATTAGATCAATGGTTTGGGGTAGCTGTGTGCCATCTGATCCCTGGGTTGCACTGGCCTGCTTGGCAACAGTTCGACCCACGCCGAGGATATAGTGAGCAACATTTGCTGTACCTCCCGAAAGCTTTAGCATGGTGTCAGCATCATTCGGTGTTCCGGCAGCAAAGGTAATCACCGGATCGGCGATCGCTGGGCTTCCGGCGAACAGGGCGTGAACCCGAATGCCTTTACCACTGGCACTAGGAACACATTTAACCGTCATTTCTGGCACATTTTTTTGGATAGCCAGATTTATTTTGGACTCCAGCAATCGGCAAACTCCCAGCACAGATTTTGGCAGATCTTCGCCCTGATTGATAAAGTCAATATCCAGGTTGGTAATTTTGCTAGGGGGTTGATCGCTGCTGATCTTAATCTTGTAATTTTGATCGTTCTTTAAATCGGTTAGTTTGATATCGGCTCCAGTCGTTCCTGTTTGAGCGGGTCGCCCCCCAGGGTTAGTAGTGGGTACACTCACATGCATCAAGTTGGAGCCACTATCTTCATCTTTTATAACCGCAACGACATAGTTACTTTTGCTGGAATTAATCGTGACGTTGGGAAATTTTTCAACATTTCTTGTACTTAGATCAGTCAGGGTTAAATTAAAGCTCTCTGTATCACTATCTGG from Tolypothrix sp. NIES-4075 harbors:
- a CDS encoding phage tail protein, translated to MAQFSVNAQRFDPYKNFKFRVKWDGRYVAGVSKVGSLKKTTEVVKHREGGDPSSSRKSPGRTEYEAVMLERGVTHDTEFEKWANKVWNFGAGLGAEVSLKDFRKDIILEVYNEAGQLAIAYKLYRCWVSEFQALPDLDANANAIAIQHLKLENEGWERDIEVPEPTEPTFVEPPV
- a CDS encoding phage tail sheath family protein, translated to MGYTSRGRDNFASRVFSFGDFERSFGGLSADSDLSYAVQQFFLNGGSDAYIVRIPKHDAVAAQVSLLEASGSKTSLIASAISKGGWANSVIIDVDYDGIPDSDTESFNLTLTDLSTRNVEKFPNVTINSSKSNYVVAVIKDEDSGSNLMHVSVPTTNPGGRPAQTGTTGADIKLTDLKNDQNYKIKISSDQPPSKITNLDIDFINQGEDLPKSVLGVCRLLESKINLAIQKNVPEMTVKCVPSASGKGIRVHALFAGSPAIADPVITFAAGTPNDADTMLKLSGGTANVAHYILGVGRTVAKQASATQGSDGTQLPQTIDLIGNQLAFTGIYSLDKVDLFNILCIPDATRANAGNPNVNDSNVDFNVIFSEALNYCKKRRAFLLIDAPPEVNDLAKATDWISSALQVKDPQGFGATYFPRLRLPDPLNNFQLRTFAPCGVVAGLFARTDSERGVWKAPAGVDASLRGVQAQVYKLTDSENGVLNQLGLNCFRVFPVYGHIAWGSRTLAGADALASEWKYVPVRRLALFVEESLYRGLKWVVFEPNDEPLWAQIRLNIGAFMNNLFRQGAFQGKSPREAYLVKCDKETTTQNDINLGIVNIVVGFAPLKPAEFVIVKIQQLAGQIAV